The Corynebacterium occultum sequence TTGGCGGTGCGGTAGAGGTGGAAGACGATGCCCGGGTCGATATCACCCGTGCGGGTGCCCATCACCAGGCCGGAAAGCGGGGTCATGCCCATGGAGGTGTCGATCGCCTGGCCACCCCGGACCGCGGCACAGGAGGCACCATTGCCCAGGTGGAGGGTGATCTGGTTGACCTCATCGGTCGGCTTGCCCAGCAGCTCCGGAACCCGCTGCGAGATGTACTCGTGGCTGGTGCCGTGGAAACCGTAGCGACGCACCCCGTTCTCCCCCGCCACCTCCTTGTTGATGGCGTAGATCGCGGCGGCCGGGGGGAGGGTGTGGAAGAAACCGGTGTCGAAGACCGCGACATGCGGCACATCCGGCAGGATCTTCCGGGCCACCTCGATGCCGTCCACATTGGCCGGGTTGTGCAGCGGGGCCAGCGGGATCAGGTCCTTGATCATGTCGACAATTTCATCGGTGATGATCTCCGGGGCGGAGAAGAGGATACCGCCGTGCACCACGCGGTGCCCGACCGCGGTGATCTCCACCTGGGCGGGGCCGCAACCGTGCTCACTCATCAGCTCGAAGGCACGGTTCAGGCCCACCGAGTGGTTGGGGATCGGCTCCTCCAGCAGGTGTTTCTCCCCGCCGTACTTGAGGATGACACGCCCCAGGGGCTCCCCGATCTGCTCCACCAGACCAGAGGCGAAGGGCTCATCGGTGGCGCTGTTGTTCGGGTCCAGCAGCTGGAACTTGATGGAGGAGGAACCGGAGTTCAGGACGAGGGCATAGGTCATGGTCAGTTCCCTCCGGCCTGGATGGCGGTGACGGCGACGGTGTTGACGATGTCGGGGACGGTGGCGCCACGGGAGAGATCATTGACCGGCTTGTTCAGACCCTGCAGGATCGGCCCCACCGCCAGGGCAGAACCGGTGCGCTGGGCGGTCTTATAACCGATGTTGCCGGACTGCAGATCCGGGAAGATGAAGACATTGGCGTGGCCGGCGACCTTGGAGTCGGGCATCTTCTTCTTCGCCACGCTCGGATCCACCGCGGCATCGAACTGCAGGGGGCCATCGACGCAGAGATCCGGGTTGATGCGGCGGGCATGCTCCAGGGCCTCGATGGTGACCTCCACATCGGGGCCGGCACCAGAGGCACCGGTGGAGTAGGAGAGCATCGCCACGCGCGGCTCAATCCCGAAGGCGGCGGCGGTGCGGGCGGAAACCACCGCGATCTCCCCGAGCTGCTCGGCGCTGGGGTTCGGGTTGACCGCACAGTCACCGAAGGCCCAGAGCCTACCCCGCAGAATCATCAGGAAGATGGAGGAGACCACGGAAGCGTCCGGGGCGGTCTTGATGATCTGGAAGGAGGGTTTGATGGTGTGGGCGGTGGTGTTCGCGGCACCGGATACCATGCCATCAGCCATGCCCCGGTGAACCATCATGGTGCCGAAGTAGGAGATGTCCTTCATGGTCTCCCGCGCCTCTTCGAGGGTGACCCCCTTCTTCTTGCGCAGCTCCGCGAACTCGGCGGCGAACTCCTCCAGGTGCGGGTCCTTGAGGTGGTTGATCACCTGGGCGTTGTCCAGGTTCAGGCCCAGCTGCTGCGCCCGGTTCTGGATGTGCCCGGCATCGCCGAGGATGGTCAGTTCGCAGATGCGGCGTTCCAGCAGGCGGTCCGCAGCCATGAGGATGCGGTCATCATGGCCCTCGGGCAGGACGATATGAGCCTTGGCGGCCCGGGCCCGCTCCAGCAGGAAAGACTCGAAGACCGGCGGGGTCATGACCTCCGGGGTGTCGATCTTGAGCGCCTCGACCACCTTTGAGGTGTCCGCCATCTCCTCGGCGGTGAAAGCATCGGCGACGGTGGCCTGCAGGCGGTGGGCCTGTGCGAAGGCCAGATCCACCGGGGGCCCCTGCTGGTCGACGAGCAGCAGCAGCGGCACGCC is a genomic window containing:
- a CDS encoding acetate kinase, which translates into the protein MTYALVLNSGSSSIKFQLLDPNNSATDEPFASGLVEQIGEPLGRVILKYGGEKHLLEEPIPNHSVGLNRAFELMSEHGCGPAQVEITAVGHRVVHGGILFSAPEIITDEIVDMIKDLIPLAPLHNPANVDGIEVARKILPDVPHVAVFDTGFFHTLPPAAAIYAINKEVAGENGVRRYGFHGTSHEYISQRVPELLGKPTDEVNQITLHLGNGASCAAVRGGQAIDTSMGMTPLSGLVMGTRTGDIDPGIVFHLYRTANMSIDEIDTLMNKQSGIKGISGVNDFRALAEMIEDGDPDAWLAYQIYIHQLRRYIGSYMISLGRVDAITFTAGVGENAANVRADAMAELEMYGIKIDPERNALPNSGPREISTDDSTIKVFVVPTNEELAIARYATELAP
- the pta gene encoding phosphate acetyltransferase — protein: MSVQPSPVVLSTVGRSLDGFDVKDFADRIGLKRIIDLTELESNLGDIYGSKPLKEGPALILTSGNLSFDCEVGGALGVPLLLLVDQQGPPVDLAFAQAHRLQATVADAFTAEEMADTSKVVEALKIDTPEVMTPPVFESFLLERARAAKAHIVLPEGHDDRILMAADRLLERRICELTILGDAGHIQNRAQQLGLNLDNAQVINHLKDPHLEEFAAEFAELRKKKGVTLEEARETMKDISYFGTMMVHRGMADGMVSGAANTTAHTIKPSFQIIKTAPDASVVSSIFLMILRGRLWAFGDCAVNPNPSAEQLGEIAVVSARTAAAFGIEPRVAMLSYSTGASGAGPDVEVTIEALEHARRINPDLCVDGPLQFDAAVDPSVAKKKMPDSKVAGHANVFIFPDLQSGNIGYKTAQRTGSALAVGPILQGLNKPVNDLSRGATVPDIVNTVAVTAIQAGGN